A single genomic interval of Brevibacillus brevis harbors:
- a CDS encoding YhgE/Pip domain-containing protein, which translates to MRSIWKIYKTDWINIFKVPTGIFLIIAIILLPCLYDWINIKSVWDPYANTQGVKVAVTSEDQGATVGDQKVNIGDELVKSLHNNQKLGWTFVDKEEARRGVERGDYYASILIPADFSTKITGIVHGNLNKPEVIYTVNEKVNAVAPKITSSGVSAIAKQINESFTESVSEALLTKLTEIGIKIEEQLPTIRKIESGVFQLEKNLPEIRAAGQKVLEIEQKLPEIHEKAQIILEVEKRIPEINQAGQAVLKIQQNWPKINEAASVIIAMEDKLPVIEQAVGRMEELDQNFDKVANAVTTATEKANKAIEIVSAAQQALPRIADLTDKGAAVADQLNDFFAKHDGAFETIAPLIKQNLILAQQASDALTQLTDRLLQINPDRLPTASEVNAVKDRLSRAVNVLGHTASLVEKVNSYIPGQPLSHFTERLRTIENRMNRQIEILGMIASALENGKQPAKDLVESLNQLSKNTSAELGDILSRYDSEIVPKISEGIDRLKVITGESADLLHKAQEKLPDIEAILQETKTGLELGLAELKRIQQEMPQIRAQVHELAQTLRSKSDAFANAIRVAAPFLKGNLPTIGKKLDEAAAFVQNDLPKAEADLTKLADFVRYKLPEVEAGVHRVAALVRDDLPKLESAIGQAADKLREVEANNNFADLAKLLRGDIKKESEFLASPVQIKENRLYPIPNYGSAMSPFYGVLSLWVGATLLISLLKPNAENPDGVYKPYQLYLGRLGTFATIGLLQALFVTLGDIYILGAYVADKAPFVLFGMLISLVFVTITYTLVSVFGNVGKGIAIIFMVFQFSSSGGTFPISMTSPFFQALNPYMPFTYAISLLREGVGGILWETAIRDILVLFGFIGISLFVALVLKRPLSGIIEKSMENAKKTKIIG; encoded by the coding sequence ATGCGGTCTATATGGAAGATTTACAAAACGGACTGGATTAACATTTTCAAGGTCCCAACCGGGATTTTTCTGATCATCGCCATCATTCTCCTGCCTTGTTTATACGACTGGATCAACATCAAATCAGTATGGGACCCTTACGCCAATACGCAAGGTGTCAAGGTGGCGGTGACAAGCGAGGATCAGGGAGCCACGGTTGGTGATCAAAAGGTCAACATCGGAGACGAGCTCGTAAAAAGCTTGCATAACAACCAGAAACTAGGGTGGACCTTTGTGGATAAAGAAGAGGCCAGACGGGGAGTGGAGCGGGGCGATTACTATGCCAGCATCCTGATCCCGGCTGATTTTTCCACAAAGATCACCGGAATTGTCCATGGCAACCTGAACAAGCCCGAAGTGATCTATACAGTCAATGAAAAAGTGAACGCCGTCGCACCTAAAATCACCTCGTCAGGTGTTTCAGCGATTGCCAAGCAGATCAACGAGAGTTTTACGGAAAGCGTCAGTGAAGCTTTGCTGACGAAGCTTACAGAGATCGGCATTAAAATTGAAGAGCAATTGCCGACCATCCGCAAAATCGAGAGTGGCGTTTTCCAACTGGAAAAGAACCTACCCGAGATTCGTGCCGCAGGGCAAAAAGTATTGGAGATTGAACAGAAACTTCCTGAGATTCACGAGAAAGCGCAGATCATTCTGGAAGTGGAAAAAAGAATCCCCGAGATCAATCAAGCTGGGCAGGCCGTGCTCAAAATTCAGCAAAACTGGCCGAAAATCAATGAAGCGGCGTCTGTCATTATCGCGATGGAAGACAAGCTGCCGGTAATTGAGCAAGCCGTTGGACGAATGGAAGAGCTGGATCAAAATTTTGATAAAGTCGCAAACGCCGTGACTACGGCCACAGAAAAAGCGAATAAGGCTATTGAGATCGTTTCGGCTGCGCAACAAGCGTTGCCGCGTATCGCTGATCTGACTGATAAGGGCGCGGCTGTTGCCGATCAGCTCAATGACTTTTTTGCGAAGCATGATGGTGCCTTTGAAACGATTGCACCGCTGATCAAGCAAAATCTCATCTTAGCTCAGCAAGCATCGGATGCGCTCACACAACTCACAGACAGGCTGTTGCAAATCAATCCGGATCGCCTGCCTACTGCGAGTGAGGTAAATGCCGTAAAAGACAGGTTATCCAGAGCTGTGAATGTTCTGGGGCATACCGCATCGCTTGTAGAGAAAGTAAATAGTTATATTCCTGGACAGCCATTGAGTCATTTCACAGAGAGGCTGCGCACGATTGAGAACAGAATGAACCGGCAAATCGAGATTCTCGGCATGATTGCAAGCGCGCTGGAAAACGGCAAGCAGCCAGCGAAAGATTTGGTGGAGAGCTTGAATCAGCTCTCGAAAAACACCAGCGCGGAATTGGGAGACATTCTGTCCCGTTACGATAGTGAAATCGTCCCGAAAATATCCGAGGGCATTGATAGGCTGAAGGTGATCACAGGAGAATCCGCCGATCTACTGCATAAGGCCCAAGAAAAACTTCCGGATATCGAAGCGATTCTCCAAGAGACAAAAACGGGCTTGGAGCTGGGATTGGCAGAATTGAAACGAATCCAGCAGGAGATGCCGCAAATACGGGCGCAAGTCCACGAGCTGGCCCAAACGCTCCGAAGCAAGTCGGATGCTTTTGCAAATGCCATTCGCGTAGCAGCGCCATTCCTGAAGGGGAATCTTCCTACAATTGGGAAAAAGCTCGACGAGGCAGCGGCATTTGTCCAGAACGATCTGCCCAAAGCGGAGGCGGATTTGACCAAGCTGGCTGATTTTGTGCGCTACAAGCTCCCGGAGGTGGAGGCAGGAGTCCACAGAGTTGCTGCATTGGTTCGCGATGATCTGCCTAAGCTGGAGAGTGCCATTGGGCAAGCAGCAGACAAGCTGAGAGAGGTCGAGGCGAACAACAACTTCGCCGACCTTGCCAAGCTATTGCGCGGCGACATTAAAAAAGAGAGCGAATTCCTCGCAAGTCCCGTGCAGATCAAGGAAAACCGCCTCTACCCGATACCGAATTATGGTTCAGCCATGTCACCGTTTTACGGTGTGCTCTCTCTTTGGGTAGGTGCGACCTTGTTGATTTCCTTGCTGAAGCCGAATGCGGAAAATCCAGACGGAGTGTACAAGCCGTATCAGTTGTACCTGGGTCGCTTGGGAACTTTTGCGACCATCGGGCTGCTTCAGGCGTTGTTCGTCACGCTCGGTGATATTTACATTCTGGGGGCCTATGTAGCGGATAAAGCTCCGTTTGTGTTATTCGGTATGCTGATCAGCCTGGTGTTCGTCACGATTACGTACACGCTGGTGTCCGTGTTCGGCAACGTGGGTAAAGGCATAGCGATCATCTTCATGGTTTTCCAATTCTCCAGTTCGGGGGGCACGTTCCCGATCAGCATGACTTCACCGTTTTTCCAAGCACTGAACCCATACATGCCTTTCACGTATGCAATCAGCCTGTTGCGTGAAGGGGTGGGCGGCATCCTCTGGGAAACGGCGATCCGGGATATACTCGTACTATTCGGCTTTATCGGTATCAGCCTGTTTGTGGCGCTCGTGCTGAAGCGTCCGTTGAGCGGAATCATTGAAAAGTCGATGGAGAATGCGAAGAAGACCAAGATTATTGGGTAA
- a CDS encoding metallophosphoesterase yields MKVINKTMSMVLGVTVAFMGMTQPFMIQGVQAAGEQTVTMDKQTYLYGQPISLAYTGASLKDWIGLYKAGAIPQGSNPSLTWQYTSANGQPNGAMSFTKSLPAGEYEALYMQNDGYNIFQRAPFSIITLNPPAGITFVDTDDDADQIAGDVKIKIPADPANVTHYNLYWGNDVGKLPGEPIIAQVQPPTMPGETYATYTIPANTVIPKGATKLLAYSDSTAGETTASAEFTIPGMVKEKPLVSFEVITDMHVQTSKDHVHNKNLEDAFKDMIALNPDSDGLMTIGDNTENGTEAQYMELARIFNMYKDQLPETYFVQGNHDVRWGDWTQFSELFHKYTNMKSSYYNVWINGYQFIFLGTEKGLKDYSYLSEAQLKWLDEKLSESGGKPTFIFHHQPLKNTVAGANVGYLKSNYWYGVRQDKEMKTILSKHPGAFLFSGHTHWELGAKDTMYNAKYATMFNAGATSYLWTDANTGKDGSQGFFVEVYEDKVLVKGRDFKNDTWIANAQFEIDLSEKIPVVDPATDPDLTISNPTVHMVKEKYLPTEAVEVAYTSSVLEDWIGIFPVGTKLGKNVKPIAMQKTKSVKQPDGTISFKDLNLAPGKYDAVYVGEAEYRTDNDNLELGRVTFTIIDETQAQAPQAVSFTDADTNKGVIGGDVTITPVANETNIDEYVLYWGSDEGKLSGQSAIASVAKTGDKVVYAIPNGTAIPNGATKILAFSKQKDTESEDFAQTALKDAFTQVPPVTPPVEPPVLTPDEQLRQANRAAAEVIKNATDEDVVEKQAENAIKQLSKLIKDDQLSDSTHLALVSDATNTVLAAMVSKWKEDIIDEDQVLEQTYSLLKDAFLPVVDEIEKNDQEQWEQAVKVMAHVAETTIAKLDKDDLSGKWVKKLKEPIAELLTQVSTIEADDSENTEKVVAQIERFAQAVETLETALDEQASLFGLEKTIEIRMDGTRHEVRAARKSKEEEKSSLTLSGDIVDALAQKQINVALVNKDDAGVWLSSELLAEHDGADIHVEISKPEDIKKPSKSGNASDMYEVRLEADNKELKRFDSETVRMILPYEKKDKYLTAHHYDEAEKEWSSLKTSKGKTVEVIKTGDRASFDIEKPGIYMVASAGLQSVRVTPSKATLLPGENLQLQVTGSFSNRTRQDLTDGESGTVYESDNDSVTVDENGLIEVSEDARPGKKFTVKVTNGEKSSKVTFSIAEIKSINLSTKKSSVKPGDTVQMIVWANMTDRSGREMTKESTGTTYHVVEEEYAVISEDGLVTVHEDAPEKTTLTIVAQNDGHTSEYKLKVRK; encoded by the coding sequence ATGAAAGTGATAAACAAAACGATGTCAATGGTACTGGGTGTTACGGTTGCCTTCATGGGAATGACTCAACCTTTTATGATCCAAGGCGTTCAGGCAGCAGGAGAGCAAACCGTCACGATGGACAAGCAAACCTATTTGTATGGTCAACCGATTTCCTTGGCGTATACAGGAGCTTCTCTGAAGGATTGGATCGGACTGTATAAAGCAGGTGCCATTCCACAGGGAAGCAATCCTTCTCTCACTTGGCAATACACGAGTGCAAACGGTCAGCCAAATGGTGCGATGAGCTTTACGAAGTCATTGCCAGCAGGTGAGTACGAGGCACTGTACATGCAAAATGACGGCTACAACATTTTTCAGCGGGCTCCTTTTTCGATCATTACCTTGAATCCTCCTGCGGGCATTACTTTTGTCGATACAGATGACGATGCAGACCAGATCGCAGGCGATGTGAAAATCAAAATCCCTGCCGATCCTGCGAATGTGACTCATTACAATCTGTACTGGGGAAATGATGTCGGAAAGCTGCCAGGAGAGCCGATTATCGCACAAGTGCAGCCTCCAACTATGCCTGGTGAAACGTATGCGACCTATACAATCCCAGCTAACACGGTCATTCCAAAGGGCGCGACGAAGCTCCTCGCTTACTCGGATTCAACTGCGGGTGAAACGACTGCGAGCGCAGAGTTTACGATCCCGGGAATGGTGAAAGAGAAGCCATTGGTCAGCTTTGAAGTCATCACTGACATGCATGTGCAAACCAGCAAGGATCACGTTCATAATAAAAACCTCGAAGATGCCTTCAAAGATATGATTGCGCTGAATCCGGACAGTGACGGTCTCATGACCATCGGGGACAATACGGAGAACGGAACCGAAGCGCAATATATGGAGCTGGCCCGGATTTTTAACATGTACAAGGACCAACTCCCGGAAACGTATTTTGTGCAAGGGAACCACGATGTTCGCTGGGGGGACTGGACGCAATTTTCCGAGCTGTTCCACAAGTACACCAACATGAAGTCTAGCTACTACAATGTATGGATTAATGGCTACCAATTCATTTTCCTGGGCACGGAAAAAGGGTTAAAGGACTACTCGTACTTATCAGAAGCACAGTTGAAATGGCTGGACGAAAAACTGTCCGAGTCTGGGGGCAAGCCGACCTTCATCTTCCACCATCAACCGTTGAAAAATACGGTAGCAGGTGCGAACGTTGGCTATCTCAAAAGCAATTACTGGTATGGTGTCAGACAGGATAAGGAAATGAAGACGATCTTGTCCAAGCATCCAGGGGCCTTCCTGTTCAGCGGACATACGCACTGGGAGCTGGGTGCGAAGGATACGATGTACAACGCCAAATACGCTACGATGTTTAATGCGGGCGCTACCTCTTATTTGTGGACAGACGCCAATACAGGCAAGGACGGAAGCCAAGGCTTTTTCGTGGAAGTGTACGAAGATAAAGTGCTGGTAAAAGGAAGAGATTTTAAAAACGACACATGGATCGCCAATGCGCAATTCGAAATCGATCTTTCCGAGAAAATACCAGTGGTAGACCCGGCTACCGACCCGGATTTGACCATCAGCAATCCTACCGTTCATATGGTCAAAGAAAAATATCTGCCAACAGAAGCTGTTGAGGTTGCTTATACCAGCTCTGTACTAGAAGACTGGATCGGTATTTTCCCTGTAGGAACCAAGCTCGGGAAAAATGTTAAACCAATCGCGATGCAAAAAACGAAAAGCGTCAAGCAGCCGGATGGAACGATTTCGTTCAAGGATTTGAATTTGGCTCCTGGCAAGTACGATGCCGTTTATGTCGGGGAAGCAGAGTATCGAACAGATAACGACAATCTGGAGCTGGGCCGCGTCACCTTTACTATTATCGATGAGACGCAGGCACAAGCACCACAGGCGGTATCCTTCACCGATGCGGACACGAACAAGGGCGTGATTGGCGGGGATGTCACGATCACTCCTGTGGCAAATGAAACGAACATTGACGAGTATGTACTTTACTGGGGCAGCGATGAAGGCAAGCTGTCCGGGCAATCTGCAATCGCATCTGTAGCCAAGACAGGCGATAAGGTCGTCTACGCGATCCCGAATGGTACGGCGATCCCAAATGGCGCGACGAAAATTCTCGCTTTCTCCAAGCAAAAGGACACAGAGTCTGAGGACTTTGCCCAAACAGCTCTGAAGGATGCTTTTACCCAAGTACCACCAGTCACACCACCAGTAGAACCGCCTGTCCTCACGCCAGATGAGCAGTTGCGCCAAGCCAATCGCGCTGCTGCTGAGGTGATTAAGAATGCGACAGATGAAGATGTAGTAGAGAAGCAAGCAGAGAATGCGATCAAGCAATTGTCCAAGCTGATCAAGGACGACCAGCTCAGTGATTCTACGCATCTTGCTTTGGTTTCCGACGCAACGAATACTGTGTTGGCCGCAATGGTTTCCAAATGGAAAGAGGATATCATCGATGAGGATCAAGTGTTAGAACAGACCTACTCGTTGTTGAAGGATGCTTTCTTGCCAGTGGTAGATGAGATCGAGAAAAACGATCAAGAACAATGGGAGCAAGCAGTCAAAGTCATGGCTCATGTAGCAGAGACGACGATTGCCAAGCTGGATAAAGACGATCTCTCTGGAAAATGGGTGAAAAAGCTGAAAGAACCGATCGCGGAGCTTTTGACACAAGTCAGCACAATCGAAGCAGACGATAGCGAAAATACGGAGAAGGTAGTCGCTCAGATCGAACGTTTTGCCCAAGCAGTAGAGACACTTGAGACAGCACTGGACGAGCAAGCATCACTGTTTGGTTTGGAGAAGACAATCGAGATTCGCATGGACGGTACTCGTCATGAAGTGCGTGCAGCGAGAAAATCGAAGGAAGAAGAAAAATCTTCGCTGACACTAAGTGGTGATATCGTAGATGCATTGGCACAAAAACAAATCAATGTAGCCTTGGTGAACAAGGATGACGCAGGTGTGTGGCTGTCCAGCGAGCTTCTCGCAGAGCATGACGGTGCGGATATCCACGTCGAGATATCGAAGCCGGAAGACATCAAAAAGCCTTCGAAATCGGGCAATGCCAGCGACATGTACGAAGTTCGCCTGGAAGCAGACAACAAGGAATTGAAGCGCTTTGACAGCGAGACTGTCCGCATGATTTTGCCTTACGAGAAAAAGGATAAATATTTGACGGCTCATCATTATGATGAAGCGGAGAAAGAATGGAGCAGCCTCAAGACTTCCAAAGGAAAAACAGTAGAGGTTATCAAAACGGGGGACCGCGCAAGCTTTGATATCGAAAAGCCAGGTATCTACATGGTAGCGAGTGCAGGTCTGCAAAGCGTGAGAGTTACGCCAAGCAAAGCAACACTGTTGCCAGGAGAGAATCTCCAGCTTCAAGTAACAGGATCGTTCTCGAACCGCACCAGGCAGGATCTGACCGATGGCGAGAGCGGAACGGTTTATGAATCTGACAACGATAGCGTCACTGTTGATGAAAACGGCTTGATTGAGGTTTCCGAGGATGCGCGACCGGGCAAGAAATTTACAGTCAAGGTGACAAACGGAGAAAAATCGTCCAAAGTGACCTTCTCGATTGCGGAAATCAAAAGTATCAATCTATCCACCAAAAAGAGTTCAGTGAAGCCTGGTGATACGGTTCAAATGATCGTGTGGGCTAACATGACAGACCGCAGTGGACGAGAAATGACTAAGGAAAGCACAGGAACAACTTACCATGTAGTAGAGGAAGAATATGCGGTGATTAGCGAGGATGGTCTGGTAACAGTTCATGAGGATGCACCAGAAAAAACCACGTTGACGATTGTTGCACAGAACGATGGTCATACGAGCGAGTACAAGTTAAAAGTGAGAAAATAG
- a CDS encoding DMT family transporter, producing the protein MNEGIGWGWVLLAFAILLELAGTTSMKLSAGFTKLWPSILMFLLYGASFTLLNFALSYIQVGVAYAIWSGVGIVLITFVSIFLFKEMINLQQMLWMSLIVIGVIGLKVSSKVV; encoded by the coding sequence ATGAATGAGGGGATCGGGTGGGGATGGGTTCTCCTCGCATTCGCTATTCTGTTGGAGCTAGCAGGTACGACTTCGATGAAGCTATCTGCGGGCTTTACCAAGCTGTGGCCATCCATTCTGATGTTTCTGTTGTACGGTGCCAGCTTTACTCTGCTTAATTTCGCACTCAGCTATATACAGGTCGGAGTCGCTTATGCGATCTGGTCTGGTGTCGGGATTGTTTTAATTACATTCGTCAGTATTTTCTTATTCAAAGAAATGATCAATCTTCAGCAAATGCTCTGGATGTCACTCATTGTGATTGGTGTCATTGGTCTGAAAGTCAGCAGCAAGGTCGTGTAA
- a CDS encoding HAD family hydrolase: MPDLLVNNKRYTVKAILFDKDGTLLEFVRLWGYWSESVHRHFASQLPQPSQIAPLAELWGTVHDEDGHVCDYSINGPLAMGSTGDLLAILAWQGYRQGLSWGESMRLARECKDRAYQDMEQTRPAYPIGGLIPFLEQCRDHGMFMGIVTADETEEAIKHMEWMGIRSYFPVIIGNDQVERGKPYPDMVLKACTQLGLKPREVAVIGDTSGDIRMGKSAGVLVTIGIVSKEDSSDRMQILEEAEAVISSYAQLKVEASRHE, from the coding sequence ATGCCCGACTTACTTGTTAACAACAAGAGATATACGGTCAAAGCGATTTTGTTCGATAAGGATGGTACTTTGCTGGAGTTTGTGCGGCTCTGGGGGTACTGGAGCGAATCCGTACATCGTCATTTTGCCAGCCAGCTACCGCAGCCGAGCCAGATCGCTCCTCTTGCAGAGCTGTGGGGAACTGTTCACGACGAAGACGGGCACGTATGCGACTACAGCATCAATGGTCCGTTAGCGATGGGCTCGACTGGCGATTTGCTTGCGATCCTGGCATGGCAGGGATATCGTCAGGGACTATCGTGGGGAGAATCCATGCGACTCGCTAGAGAGTGCAAGGACCGAGCTTATCAGGATATGGAGCAGACTCGTCCTGCCTATCCCATTGGGGGGCTGATCCCGTTCCTCGAACAATGTCGCGACCACGGCATGTTTATGGGGATTGTAACCGCAGACGAAACAGAGGAAGCGATCAAGCATATGGAATGGATGGGCATTCGCTCTTATTTTCCAGTCATTATCGGGAATGATCAGGTAGAGCGTGGCAAGCCTTATCCGGACATGGTGCTAAAAGCTTGTACCCAATTGGGCTTGAAGCCGAGAGAGGTCGCTGTTATCGGTGATACGAGCGGCGACATACGCATGGGGAAAAGTGCAGGGGTCTTGGTGACCATTGGCATTGTGAGCAAGGAAGACTCGTCTGACCGTATGCAAATCCTGGAGGAAGCAGAAGCGGTGATTTCCTCCTATGCGCAACTGAAGGTTGAGGCATCGCGGCATGAATGA
- a CDS encoding putative 2-aminoethylphosphonate ABC transporter permease subunit → MDTWLKRIRPDANQWSQNAIIVCMTIALLFAILLPLGELVIKAVTDQDGNFIGIMHFANYFSTPALVMSLWNSIKVSTVTTIIAVTLGFGFAYALERSAIRGKWFYRSVALLPLFAPSMLHGLALTYLFGNQGLISTGFFGLLPEFRIELYGPIGIVMAEVLYTFPQAFLMLSVALASADYRMYEAAETLGASKWRRFWTVTVPGTRFALISAIFVCFVLTFTDFGAPKVVGGQYNVLATDLYKQVIGQQNMQMGAAVGVLLLIPAVISFVIDRISQRKQSGWLSAKSIPYRIERNKLRDGLFYVLCSAVSAVIISMILVAIYGSLVKVWPYNLSISFAHYEDFLDSEGPFVTSLLIAFATALMGTVATFLFAYLIEKSRGHRLLRQSAYFLSMLPLALPGLVLGLIYVFFFNNPNQPLHGIYGTIWIVILCNIVHFYSVSFLTMTSGLKKLDSEFEAASESMNVPWYRTLLRVTVPLSLPTILEVFLYYFINSMVTVSAIIFLYAPDLKPAAVAIVNKEDSGDIAQAAAMSTLIIVANLLVRTAIMWISGKIQKRTDALLVRTKE, encoded by the coding sequence ATGGACACCTGGTTAAAACGAATACGCCCTGATGCCAACCAATGGAGCCAAAACGCGATCATCGTCTGCATGACCATCGCGCTGTTGTTCGCCATCCTGCTGCCGCTTGGTGAGCTGGTAATCAAGGCAGTTACGGATCAGGACGGAAACTTCATTGGGATCATGCACTTTGCGAATTACTTCTCGACCCCGGCCCTCGTGATGTCATTGTGGAATTCCATTAAGGTGTCGACGGTCACGACGATTATTGCCGTTACGCTAGGCTTCGGATTTGCTTACGCACTGGAGAGAAGTGCGATTCGCGGCAAATGGTTTTATCGGTCTGTTGCGCTCTTGCCGCTATTCGCACCCTCTATGCTGCACGGCTTGGCGCTCACCTACTTGTTTGGCAATCAAGGTCTGATTTCTACCGGATTTTTTGGTCTGTTGCCGGAATTCCGCATAGAGCTCTACGGGCCTATCGGGATTGTGATGGCGGAAGTACTCTATACGTTTCCGCAGGCGTTTCTGATGCTGTCTGTGGCACTCGCAAGTGCAGATTACCGGATGTATGAAGCGGCAGAGACGCTCGGGGCGTCCAAGTGGCGCAGATTTTGGACGGTTACGGTACCGGGTACGAGGTTTGCGCTGATCAGTGCCATTTTTGTCTGCTTCGTCTTGACCTTTACCGACTTCGGGGCTCCCAAAGTGGTCGGCGGGCAGTATAACGTGCTGGCGACAGATTTGTACAAGCAGGTTATCGGGCAACAAAACATGCAAATGGGTGCGGCAGTTGGGGTGCTGCTGTTGATACCGGCTGTGATTTCATTCGTGATCGATCGCATCTCCCAGCGTAAACAGAGCGGTTGGTTGAGCGCGAAGTCCATCCCTTACCGAATTGAACGCAACAAACTGCGTGATGGGTTGTTTTACGTGCTTTGCTCCGCCGTGTCCGCTGTAATTATTAGCATGATCCTGGTTGCTATTTACGGCTCCCTTGTAAAAGTGTGGCCGTATAATCTATCCATTTCCTTTGCGCACTACGAAGACTTTTTGGATAGTGAAGGACCGTTTGTGACGAGCTTGCTTATCGCGTTTGCCACGGCTTTGATGGGCACAGTCGCTACTTTTTTGTTCGCGTATCTCATCGAGAAGTCACGCGGGCATCGTCTGCTGCGTCAGTCAGCGTATTTTCTGTCCATGCTGCCGCTTGCATTGCCAGGACTCGTGCTCGGTTTGATCTACGTATTCTTTTTCAACAATCCGAATCAACCGCTGCACGGCATTTACGGCACGATTTGGATCGTCATTTTGTGTAACATCGTTCACTTCTACTCGGTTTCCTTCCTGACGATGACGTCCGGTCTGAAGAAGCTGGATAGCGAGTTCGAGGCTGCATCGGAATCGATGAATGTGCCTTGGTATCGGACATTGCTGCGCGTTACAGTTCCGCTGTCATTGCCGACGATTTTGGAGGTGTTCCTCTACTATTTCATCAACAGCATGGTGACAGTCTCGGCCATTATTTTCTTGTATGCCCCAGACCTGAAACCGGCTGCCGTTGCGATTGTGAATAAGGAGGACTCAGGCGATATCGCGCAAGCTGCTGCGATGTCTACGTTAATCATCGTAGCGAATCTGCTGGTACGTACCGCGATCATGTGGATTTCAGGCAAGATTCAGAAAAGAACGGATGCGCTTCTTGTCAGGACGAAAGAGTAG
- a CDS encoding ABC transporter ATP-binding protein, giving the protein MEQGYLSLRNLAKRFGKHTALQDIQLDIAKNEFICLLGPSGCGKTTLLRILAGLEKADQGSVVIAGKDITSLPAGKRNFGMMFQSYALFPNLTVSENIAYGLRNRFSKAQIADRVEEMLQLVELVEHRNKVPAQLSGGQQQRVALARALAFSPDCLLLDEPLSALDAKVRTKLRNEIRRLHHQFGMTTIMVTHDQEEALTMADRIVVMNQSRIIQVGTPKEVYERPKTPFVADFIGAISFIRSDKHSEQAMLAIRPEHVQLLRDGHEKGRQGIVRELEYRGTHYRIVAELIGPQGTLLQQFVTIDVPAHAMVSHHVWPDQKIAFTLPPEHVIRFDDTADLAVG; this is encoded by the coding sequence ATGGAGCAAGGCTATTTGTCATTACGCAATCTCGCCAAGCGATTCGGGAAGCACACAGCGCTTCAGGACATTCAACTGGACATTGCCAAGAATGAATTCATCTGTCTGCTCGGACCGAGCGGCTGCGGTAAAACAACGTTGTTGCGCATCCTCGCAGGACTGGAAAAAGCGGATCAAGGGAGCGTCGTCATAGCCGGGAAAGACATTACCTCGCTGCCAGCAGGGAAACGGAATTTTGGCATGATGTTTCAATCATACGCTTTGTTTCCGAATTTGACGGTCAGTGAAAACATTGCTTACGGATTGCGTAATCGCTTCTCCAAGGCACAAATTGCTGATCGGGTAGAGGAAATGCTTCAACTGGTTGAGCTGGTAGAACACCGCAACAAAGTCCCGGCTCAATTATCAGGAGGGCAGCAGCAGCGGGTAGCGCTGGCGAGGGCCTTGGCGTTTTCGCCGGACTGCTTGCTATTGGACGAGCCATTATCTGCGCTGGACGCCAAGGTTCGTACCAAACTCAGGAACGAAATTCGTCGGCTCCATCATCAATTCGGGATGACGACGATTATGGTGACGCACGATCAGGAGGAAGCGTTGACGATGGCGGATCGCATCGTGGTGATGAACCAGTCGCGCATCATTCAGGTCGGTACGCCAAAAGAAGTGTACGAGCGTCCCAAAACGCCATTTGTCGCTGATTTTATCGGAGCTATCAGCTTTATCCGGTCGGATAAGCATTCGGAACAGGCTATGCTCGCCATCCGCCCGGAACATGTCCAGTTGCTGCGTGACGGTCATGAAAAAGGCAGACAAGGGATCGTGCGCGAGCTGGAATATCGCGGTACGCATTATCGGATTGTGGCAGAGTTGATCGGTCCACAAGGTACGTTGTTGCAACAGTTTGTCACGATTGATGTCCCGGCACATGCTATGGTGTCTCATCATGTTTGGCCGGATCAAAAAATTGCCTTCACTCTGCCGCCAGAGCATGTCATCCGTTTTGATGATACGGCAGACCTGGCTGTTGGCTAA
- a CDS encoding GbsR/MarR family transcriptional regulator: MSLNEENVPEEKRLHIRKQMIEAIAETMDLYGATHSSGQLYGVMFFENRPMTLDEMKIQMNMSKSNMSYAVRSLMESRMVKKLEEKQERKELYAAETNFFTAFQNFFTFKLQREVDVMTGAIDQALPELTELVLQESTSDEERKLALQDLHKLRHAKKYYEWLQNFVYALEQGDFFEEEPE, translated from the coding sequence ATGTCTTTGAACGAGGAAAATGTACCAGAAGAAAAACGCCTCCATATCCGTAAGCAAATGATCGAAGCCATTGCAGAAACGATGGACTTGTATGGAGCCACTCATTCTTCTGGTCAGCTTTACGGTGTCATGTTCTTCGAGAATCGTCCGATGACGCTCGACGAAATGAAAATACAGATGAACATGAGCAAAAGCAACATGAGCTATGCGGTGAGATCCTTAATGGAATCTCGCATGGTCAAAAAGCTCGAGGAAAAACAGGAGCGAAAAGAGCTATATGCGGCGGAGACCAACTTCTTCACAGCGTTTCAAAACTTCTTCACATTCAAGCTACAGCGTGAAGTCGATGTGATGACCGGTGCCATCGACCAAGCACTGCCTGAATTAACCGAGCTAGTCCTTCAGGAAAGTACCTCTGATGAGGAACGAAAGCTCGCCCTCCAAGATTTGCACAAACTCAGACATGCAAAAAAGTATTACGAATGGTTGCAAAACTTTGTGTACGCCTTGGAACAAGGTGATTTTTTCGAAGAAGAGCCCGAATAG